The genome window CCGCAGTCGCAGTTCCGGGCGTTTCCCGAACTGGGGCCCGCTGGAGCGATCGGCGGATCGCCGGTCGGACTCCACCGCGTGGACTTCGCGAGCGTTCCGCAGACCCCCGGCGCGCCCGCCAGGACGATGAAGCTGCGGGTCTATCTGCCGGCGGGCGAGCTGGCCCCGCAGTCGATCCCGATGGTGCTCATCGCTCCCGCGGGGACGCCGATGATGTATGGCAACGACGTCGAGCTCGACAGCGACTATCACAAGGAGACGCTGCCGTACGCCGAGGCGGGGATGTGCGTCGTGAACTATTCGCTCGACGGTCCGCTCAACACCGACAACCCGACGGGCTACCAGTTCCGGGCCGCCCACCAGCAGTTCGACGCGGCCCAGGCGGGGGTCCTCAACGCGCGGAACGCGCTGGAGTTCGCACTGGCCCGCATCCCGGCGGTCGATCCCCGCCGGATCTATTCGGCGGGGCACAGCTCGGCGGCGACCCTCTCGCTGCTGGTCGCGGCGCACGAGCCCCGTGTCGCCGGCTGCATCGCGTACGCGCCCTGCACCGATGTCGCCCTGCATTGCCAGGAGGCCCTGCAGGACCCGGTGATCCGACGAGCGGTCCCCAACCTCGAGGCGTTCCTGGTCCGGTCGTCCCCGAAGACGCACGTCGCCGCGATCCGCTGCCCGACGTTCCTGTTCTACGCGAACGACGATTCGATCACGCCGCTGGCCCGGAACCGCCCGTTCATCCAGGAGCTCCAGGCGAAGAATCCTCAGACGACCTTCGTCGACGTCCCCGT of Planctomyces sp. SH-PL14 contains these proteins:
- a CDS encoding prolyl oligopeptidase family serine peptidase, translating into MSISVSCGDCGRAYRVSDSLAGRTFRCKSCGAAVAVRSGDKPPLEETDFSSDEFEDIPAPAPPPRKTVSRKTSKKGKKSEPALTVPVRVALGLIGGGLGVAVLIGVLNGHGSSNRPIFGPAPFATVNAPPPPPPVAAGPGPGAVAAAVPQSQFRAFPELGPAGAIGGSPVGLHRVDFASVPQTPGAPARTMKLRVYLPAGELAPQSIPMVLIAPAGTPMMYGNDVELDSDYHKETLPYAEAGMCVVNYSLDGPLNTDNPTGYQFRAAHQQFDAAQAGVLNARNALEFALARIPAVDPRRIYSAGHSSAATLSLLVAAHEPRVAGCIAYAPCTDVALHCQEALQDPVIRRAVPNLEAFLVRSSPKTHVAAIRCPTFLFYANDDSITPLARNRPFIQELQAKNPQTTFVDVPVGNHYDSMIDEGIPRAIAWLTEKTPALPAPPEAPASIPPSAPATTTAPTPAAPAGF